The stretch of DNA TTTCTCTGACATACTGCCAGATGGAGCTGTAAATTGTAGGCAGGTTGTGAAGCtatatatttaaatgcaaaaagcagcaAATGTAAACACAAAGCATTAGAAATACGGACTCAAGAAATCAGGTTGAATTTACACAAGATAATGAAATTATAGAGtagagaaaaggacaaaaaggaaagcaaatatACAAAATGCCCTtatattttgataaaaaaatgtaatttagatGGTTTTTTTTAGACAGCTGTCTGATGCAGAGACCCTAGGTGACATCTGTTATAAGGTAAATCTGATGGAAAAGGTGTTTTTCCTTAGACCTTAAATTGCTGCAACACTATTTGCAATGTAAAAGTCTCTCCAATGCAAGTTCTTTATGCCATATCAGTCTTGGTaaaaaattttcatatttttaaattgaaattatgTTTATTCTAACACCACTTGCTCTTTCACCAGTTATACAAATAATGCAGAGAGACTGTGCTGACCACTACACAGCAGGGAGAAGGAGTAATGGAATCTACAGGATTAGCCCTGATCCCAGAAATGAGAGCTTTGAAGTTTACTGTGACATGCAAACACAAGGAGGCGGCTGGACAATGCTGCAGCGGCGTCAGGATGGCAGCACTAACTTCAACAGAACCTGGAATGACTACAAACATGGCTTTGGAAACCTCAGCAGGGAGTTTTGGCTAGGCAATGACAAAATTCACCTCCTGACAAGGAGCCAGGAAATGCAACTGAGAATTGATCTTGAAGATTTCAATGGAATCAGAGAGTATGCAAAATATGACCACTTCTACGTGGCCAACGAGTACCTCAAGTACCGTCTCAGCGTCCACGGCTACAGCGGCACAGCAGGAGATGCTCTCCACTACAGCAGGCACTACAACCACGACCAGAAGTTCTTTACAACCCCAGACAAGGACAATGACAGGTATCCCTCAGGAAACTGTGGTGCATACTACAGCTCTGGCTGGTGGTTTGATGCCTGCTTGTCAGCCAATCTCAATGGCAAGTACTACCACAAGAAATACAAGGGTGTTCGCAATGGCATTTTCTGGGGTACGTGGCATGGTATTTCTGATGATATTCCCACTGGATATAGGCAACCCTTTAAATCAGTAAAGATCATGATCAGACCCAAAAGTTTTGTGCAGTAATTCTACACATTTCTCTTAACTAGTTTGCTTTGGATTGCACTCAAAATCATACTTATTCAGTATTATACTCAGAAATCAAGTATTCAGTTATGTTTGGCAAAAGATTGTTCTAGACAAAACAACATACTTCCACATAAAATTTTTAGAGACAGTTTGACCCATATAATGTACTGAAACCAGCATTAAAATAACTGAATATCTTATTGCTAAAACTTAACACCAGTTAGGTCTTCGTTTtgttatgtaaatattttaaacattgcTTTTGGTGCTTTTACTGACTGTGATATACCACATTTTATGACTTTAAACTTTTATATTGTCTTCCACAAGTCATGTCTGAATGAATACCTACATTTTTACCTGAAAATAATTCAGAGTTGTAACATAAATCTGTCAACACTTGGGAAAAAATCTAGTCTCtctaaaacagtatttttccatCATCTATCCTTCACAACTTCAAAGGTATACCATAGCAATATCAAtataaatcaggaaaaatactaaaaattattctttttaacaAAAACCGAAGGCCACATGGTTTGCCCAAAGACACAAAAAAAGGccttgaagaaaacagaaaatgaatatGATTCCTTAAAGTTCATCCCTTTATCAAAATTTTTTCAAAGAACTTGATGGAAGAACTGaataaaagcagaggaaataattataaaatcatAGAACCATTTAGTTTGGagaagacctttaagatcattgagtccaactgttaacaCAGAACTGCCAAGTCCATACTAAGCTATGTCCCTAAGTGTCACATCTACACATGGAGAGAGCATGTACTGAACAACATTCTTGCTCTTTTTGGTTCCTCCAAAAGCTCAAGCTCCTATTTGTCATTTGTAGGAGAAAGGAGCCATTATTTAGCTTATTGCATTTTTATGCAGGCAGGTAGAGAGGTAGGAGGAAGACACATCAATAAGAATCCATATTCTTTGCACTAATGCCTCTAACTACATACAAAGTGTTTCCAGTGCCATTTTGCTTTCTCCTGAATCCTTTAGCTAAGTCAAATGTTTCAAAATGCTCTTGTAGGGACTCAAGCTTTCATTCAAATACTTCTCAATCTAGATATCATTAGACcctaaaactaaaaaaaaattataaatgtttTGTAACATAAGAAAAGACTGTTCTCCACGTTTTTTGACTACACATATTGTAGCCACAGAAACATAAAAAACCTAGTGTCGATTCTAAGCAAAAAagagaatatattaaaatattttctaaaatatagcaaatagaaaaatcaaattGTCAAAGAGTGCAGGAATTTCAAATTAGAAATTCTGTTATTAAATCTTACAATGTAGACAGTGAGCACAATTTTGACTGCACATATCTAGACCATGTGTCCATAAAGATAGTGACGAACATTGAGTGGAGATGCAATTTATCTTAGCAAGAGGCTATTTTATGTTGCTTACACCAGCCCTGAGACACAGAAAAACTACACTAAGACTCTATTCCTTTATCAATTAAAGTGTGGTCATTGCTGGCATAGCCTTTTTGATTAAAagagacataaaaaaaatacaagtataCATCTGACCTAATACTTTCTAAATATGGTctctactattttttttaagattacaACAAAACTATTTTGGTTATAAGTTATGCAAATGAAGAACACTGGCAATAgctaaattataaaatattaatatatattttaaggaAGTAAATACTTTGAAGAATAATTCAAATGTAATTTGGTTTAttatatttcaattttaaagaGCAATGAAAAAATTTAATTGCAAGATGTATCATCATTGCTTGAGAATATGTTTTGAagctataaaatatttattttgagatGAAAAATAGTTATCTAAACAAGACAAAAAAGCAACTTATGAAGTATTGGTTAGAAGAGCAAATATCTAATTgcatataataatatttaatcaTTTGCATGAAGTGCACAATTTGTTCCTATTCATTATATGATAACTAGTCAAATATGACTTCCAGTACCTACAAGATTCTACTTGAAAATGTCATTTTACTACTAAATTGTTGGAAGAGAAACTGCCCTTTTAAAATCTTTgtaaaaactttaaaatcttttaaaaactttgtAAAGCACAGAAATTTTAGCAGAATAAGCAAATATGACTAAAATCACCTGCAAAAGCTTTGTCTTCTCATGtcttaaaaaaatggaaagaaaaaaaaaaaagccaaaagaaaGTGTAATGCTGTTACAGAAATCTGATTATTACCTGCCTGGAACTGTTGTAGCTGAATCTCTGTCAATGTGTACTAGTTTTACAAAGTGTAACTCCATCTATTTGTTGCAAACATTACTTGTTTTTTCTCGGTGTAATAAAATTATCTCCCACTTTAAAGCTGTAGTACTGTCATAGATGTGCATGAGgactataaaaaaaattctcataaataattttattgattttctgtaaaaattgAAGGAGTAAGAAAACACCAATAACCAACACAGATAACTATATGTGACATGGCAAGAGAGTAATTGCTAGTAATGATAGCTCCTTAGAGATCTGTTTTATGACCCTTCAACTGCCATATAATACCAAGGGCTGaaatctcagattttttttggtaCTATCCacattttagaaaagaaaaaataatttcccaatGAAGAGTTTACACAACCTCTAACATGAAAGAGGAGAATCAAACCAATGTTTTTACCTTTCAGATCACATACAAGAGTAATCAAAGCTTGTGAATACAAATACCATcccaaattaaataattaaattttttatacAAAGAAAAAGCCCTTGATCTCTGCCTAAGACTTAATAATTCAAAACATGTCTTTCAATCTGTGGAAAACATCTATGTAGTACTGATTAGCATATAAAAACACTTGTGGTTTTAATCCTGCTAATATTTAAATTGTGAGttttagtggaaaaaaatactaacaATGGGTTTGCTAGAAAAATTCCTATGGCTTGTTTCCAAAATATAAAGACACAAGCCCATTCGTTCAATGTGATCAGCCAAGCAGACTGTAATGTCTTGGCTTTCTATGCATTgcttaaacaaaaccaaaccaaaactagaaaaaaaaaacccaaacaaaccaaagaaatgaaaaaaaaggtttGAAAGCACTGgtgcttttcccttcccttttaaATGCAAATACCTGGTTCCTTAATTGTGTTTATTGGGAAAGGCAACAGTCAAACTTGGAGTGAGTTGAGAACAATATGCAGCTTGATAAATTGGTGGGGAAAAGACCTTACTTTTACgtgtttctttggaaaataacTTAAGATGGCTGCCATTTCCTACTGAGACCCCTGTTGACAAATTAAACCAAAATCAAAAGTTCCCAATTTACCTAGCTTCTATGGTTTACAtgtcatggaaaaaaaacaaagcaggaagGATGTGACTTTGAATTTTCATAgcgcaggaaaaaaaaaaaaaaaaaatttggcctACAAAGAAATAggatttaaatatatttaatatatttttagggtttttttgtttttttctttcaggaaaaaaaaaaaaaaaagataaaatggtATATATAGGCCTGAAGACATTGacataaattttaaagaaaaatagctGAGCAATACCATCTATAGGTCCTGctaaatgcaaatatttcacATACTAAATCGATCTCTTTCATTCACTgctttaattaaacttttatgGCTTTTATGGAGTTATAGTTCTTCTGCCAGAAGTTAATTTGGCTGTCATGCTCAATGGTaaccagaaacagaaaacagtgTTTTAAGATGGCATGTCAAGTCCAGCCCTCACACAAGTCATGAGAACATGGAAATTatgaaagcaatattttttaagtcctcattcataatttttttttctgatctcaGCAAAAGAGTAATCCATTTGGAAAataataacaggaaaaaataacccaaattacCTGATTATGTTCATATATCAAGACAAACTGGAAGTTTAATTAAGGTTACATTTCAGCAGGAGTAGCATGTCATCATTTAAAATTACACTGTACAAAATAATAGTAGGCTTTGCACACTTTCAAGCAATTACATGGAGCAAATGATTTTTATGGAGAAGCAGGATGCActttgagaaacagaaattctCGTGCCTTTCCTCAGACAGAGTACAAAAGTCTCTCCGTTTCACTCTGCAGTTTAACCTACATATGCTAAATCCAAATACAAGGATTCTTTCTCATGCAGCTATTTAAGGCTCTGTTTATTCAGGAGTATCTGGACACAGGTGCTTTGAATAAGTAAGCCAGGAATCCCCTTTTTACCATTTAAAGTAAATTCATGTGTGTAACAGATGATTCTCCACCAGTTATGTTTTTATTGAATTTATAAGTGGTTAACCTTGCTCTGTCTTTCTCATCACATGGTTGTGCTGACATACAATGCCAGTAGAACCAATTTTTAGTACAAATTTGTCTTCTCTCTAATACATATTTTAggtgagaaaacagaaacaaggaGATAGCTTTGGAAAACAATATAGCAATGTATTTCCAAGTCTCATGAGTATCTGAAATGGCTGAGAAAAGGCCAAAATGCAAGATGTTGTAGTTAAAGGTTATTCCTTCCCCTAGTCTCACACTAGAGAGCTCTAGTTCTTCTGTATGGTATGAAATCTGCACACTTGACTTTATAACAGCATAGAAAAACAAGGCATCATAAATACTTTCAAACAGACTTTTcagaaatgaacagaaatgCCCTCTGCTTTGTGATAGTTCAAACACACCCAACCACTTCCTGGCCTTGTTTCCACACAATGTCACCTGCTAGTGGTAAAAAGAACCTCTCCATAGAATGAGCATGTTACACCAGCTCTGTTCCCAATCCTGCTGATTGAAGGCACCTGTAAATTCACCCAATTCCTCTACAGCTTTTTTAGGAACAATCAACTTTCCTATTGCAACAACAATTTGCTTTAATATTCACAATACAAACTATTTCCTACTTGCTGGAAGCTGTTGCAAAAAAACATACTCCAGCTTACAGACACATTATCAGCCCCAGCTGACTTCCCATGTGACCATTCAACAAAGtcaaaaaaggtttttctaattAGCAGTCAGATTCCTGTGCATGGAGGTGGAGACAACATCTGTCTTAGCTGTCTGTGCCAACATATTTATATGCTTTTTTGTTAGGCCAGGAGCCTTTGAAGCGTGTAGTGTGGAGCATGCCAGGATCAGcttaagtttaaaaatgttgtttgCCTTCAACATACTAAGCTGTCTCAAGACTTTTATATCTTTTATAGAACATATactaaaacacttaaaaaattaTGCACTGCTATAGTTACAATGCAAAAATATTGTGATGATCATACTTTATAATAAAAGAAAGCACACTACAGAATGTGTACAGggacagaaattaaaatggttcttatgtaaaaaaaaaaaaaaaaattatatcctAATCTACCAAGGTAGCTTTTCTaggaaattttcattttatgattaataaactctttatttttttaaaaggaaagctGTTTACACCCACCATTTAACCTAAGTTAGGAGAGAATTAAAGACCAGCTTGTTACCAAAAGAAATTGCAAACAACTGTAACTTGTAGAATTGTGTTGTTAGATGACATCATGCTACTGAAGAATTTTATGAAATATTGATTCTTAGTGTTTATATTTGAAAGTTGTAGCCAACCTTTATGTGACTTCCTCTTCTTTCCTGCAGCACTGAtatgaaaaaggagaaaaatgagaagtACCTTTCTCCCCTCAAACAACATTCAAACACTGAACATATGCATCATTCTTTGACATTAAAGTTCTTACAGATAGCAGATAGACATGAATCAGCATCAGATAATCAGAAGCAAAATTTGCTTGGGAATTCTTTGTTATACTGTTGACTTTTTGGTAAATATTGAGATTTTGCTCTGTGTTTCCACTAGAATTGAGATTTTGGTTAGCACCTTTATTAGCAGTTCAACTGCTTTTGGCAATTAGGAGTACAAATTCACTAATCTCAGAAAGACTGAGTTTCAAAATAGTAATGAAAAACATCCATGAAAGGTTCTTTCTGCTTCTTGATGGTAATAGGACACTCGGACatcagagaggaagaaatgtAGCATGATAGTGACAATTTCCAtcaaaaaaagcagaacaaatgaAAGATTTGGTGCTGGTATCAAATAGGGAGCACCAACCATTTTACAGGATATAGAGTGCAACAGCTTGCAATAGACCAGTCAGACAAATCTCCCAAAGAAGCTTATTCTTCTGCATGTTTAGATTTAGCAAGAAAATGGATCATGCTTGTTAGCAGGAAGGGACTATTGTGGTACATTCCAAACAAGGTATCTGCTCACTGGATCTGGAAAACAGCAAAGCACTTTTCACTCAAAAGTGCACTATTCTGCAGAACTAATAGCTGCCTCAGAGTGTCCACTGCAAAGACACAGAAGATAAATGTTGCAGAATcatttttctataaaattcTTCATATCAAATGTATACATTTGACTGAACTGCCTTTCTAGACTAAGAACAtaccaaaaaaaggaagagaaacaaaaagcacAAGACACTGCCTTGAGTAGAAACACCTCAGACTGGGAGAAGATACCTGCCAATTGATTTCTCttctgagtttttttgtttgattcaCTATCAGATTGGGAAGATATGCAGAGTAGGAGTCTTTTTTTGCATCTGGGAGTGTGATTTGGGctacaaaacaaaacttaagcaacagaaaattatttgaaaatggTAATAGGTTACAAACTAAACATCAAAAACATCATAATGACAAATGAtgtcttatttatttatgttcCCATTAAAACTGGACCAGGTGGAGGAAAGTAAAACACAACTTGAGTggccagaggggaaaaaattttACTGTGCAATATGGTGAAGCACAAAAATTATGCGGACAAAAATGAAGAGAAGGGGCAGGAGGCAATTTTtaactgatttctttttttattttcattctgcatAATCTTGTC from Poecile atricapillus isolate bPoeAtr1 chromosome Z, bPoeAtr1.hap1, whole genome shotgun sequence encodes:
- the LOC131573552 gene encoding fibroleukin-like, translating into MKLLIYIVLLKSALLALTNVLAVILEEEENAKEAKLTETCPIKLKSNRKCDEGEDCPYQISLPPMTIQIPKEFKLLEKTLKEVQTLKESVNKLKKCCQDCKLQADDNQERDRSNEFLLPNTAENSESQDNRVNELQSKVNRMATSLKNAKSQIQTLQGRLEKLSLINMNNVEHYVDSKVANLTFAVNNLDNKCSSKCPAMQARPVIQIMQRDCADHYTAGRRSNGIYRISPDPRNESFEVYCDMQTQGGGWTMLQRRQDGSTNFNRTWNDYKHGFGNLSREFWLGNDKIHLLTRSQEMQLRIDLEDFNGIREYAKYDHFYVANEYLKYRLSVHGYSGTAGDALHYSRHYNHDQKFFTTPDKDNDRYPSGNCGAYYSSGWWFDACLSANLNGKYYHKKYKGVRNGIFWGTWHGISDDIPTGYRQPFKSVKIMIRPKSFVQ